cacacacacacacacacacacacacacacacacacacacacacacacacacacacatccacacttCATTAGCCTATAATGACATTTAGGATAAATACAAAGCcgtttgacaaataaaaacaatcgcTAATCTACTGATTTAATTAGTCCCATTTGGGGTGGAATTCTGTCCCAGTGTGTATCAGTAGGGGGCAGTGCAAAGCTACATGCTGGGATTGGACTTGATTGATGGGTAAATAAACCTCAGTGAGAGGTAATGGTTGCCACATTTGCTACAGGTCCCATGGTGAGGAGTGTGTCTTTATAAGtgacttcaaaacaaaaacaaaaaacagcacaagatgaatgttaattaaaaaaaaaaaaacatgggatCCACCTCAAGTGAAGAATTTTTGgtaatttattaaaatattattttagatTTTAAATGCCATTTCATTTTGCACTCCTTTGTAGACTGTTCTGGGGGCTAATTTGAAAGGTTTGCCCCGTTCGATGCTAACTGAATAGCAGAATGATAGAGTACAAAGACAGGGGGGAGAAAAATCGACAGCAACCTTCAAAACTGAAAGCTATCTGGGAAAAACAGAAACTGAACAATATGAATGTGTAACTGCGAGAGCTCTCTTGGTTTCCCATAGATGTGTCAGATGGGATCATTTATAATTAAATGGGAATAAATCGAAAGACTGTCATCTGCTTTGGGGGGTGTTACGTCAATGGAGAATACGTACCAAAAAAAGCTAGTTAGGCtacaagctagctagctagccatTTGTGTGTTGGTGTGAAAACATGTCATCCCGTCAGTCCCCGCTGTTTGAATGATGGAAGAAGTGCAGGGGATGACGGCATGCGTCAGCCTTGCgtacacaaaacaacatttgcgGGCTAAAGCGGGGCCTCGTGCGTAAACGAGAGCAAATGCAGAAATGGAGAAGAaatgccattttgttcatgacacaacacacaaatggGGGACAAGTTGGACAAAGACGTCGAGCCAGATGGAAGTGAATTCTCAAATGTTGAGTGAGGTTGGCCTTTTGGCCCCgctttgcacattttgtcaGTTGTCTCAAGTGGGACGTATGCTGAATATGACAAAACAAGATCGGGGTCGAGACAACATCAAgctaacaagcaagcaggtcACGTTGTTATGATGCTTCACTTGCACAGCTGACAAGTACATGTAGGCACTCAAGAGCTTGCCAGCCAGGCCTCCAGTAGCATCCTTTTAATTGAGGTCCTGACTGTTACCGTGGAAACCAGAAAATAGGATGCACTACCATTTGCAGGCATTGGAAGAAAtcgaataaaaacacacaatgtaCAGCAGCAACCAGAATTAGAATTTAAACAGAGCAGTCCCTGCAACTATGATCTATAAAGatggcaacaaaaacaaaataactaaATTAGGAgtagaggggggaaaaaatctaCATGAACTCATCACTTTGCGGAATAAAAAGTTAATTCAGTGACTCCATGGCCACTCGCCTTTATGCTGCAGTGATGAGTCAGAGCCACTTTGCCAAGGCTACAGAAGTGCAGCagagattttaaaaatgttttaatcagTCTGTCAAAGGCAGTGGTGTTTATTTCCCGTTTAAactatctattttttttgttaacccAAGTTGAGCAACCACGATTTGACACTGAAaccaattgggtgtgaatAATTTTTCTCTCTTTAGGCTAAGTTAATTAGCCTACATCACTGCTCTAGTAAATGTGACCCGTGGTAAAAAATAAGTTCGTTTTTTTCAATTGGCTGATTTTATCATGAATAATATCACCTGGGGAAAACAACATTCTTTTCAGATTAAAAACGTTCCCACTCAATGCCAATAGAGGGCGCGATTGTATGATTACGATGATTTGCACCAATAACTACGCAGCGGTACATTTCTGCCTTTGGGGATTCATCGGACTGACACCTCCAACCTTATTTACGCGCAATTTCAAATGATGTGAACGGCTTTGTTGGATGCTCCGCTCAAATTTGATCCTCAACTGAAGAGTGGTTGTGAGGTGGCAACCGAGGATGCGCACCGAGGTGCTTCCATGCACAATAAGAGGGGTGGAGAATTTGCAATCATAAGCCCTAAATTACTTCCATAAAGAAGAAGGTTAATTTCTGAGCTTGTTGATTTGACGTAATTGCGTCACCCGTGACAAGATTGGATGACATGAGCTTGCACAACCGGAGCCAAAGCAGCGCGCGGCGCAGTGACTACGAGTGGCAATATGAATACTACGACGAGGAGCCCGTCTCTTTTGAGGGACTCAAAGCACACAGATGTAAGTTTGGCATGTCAAATTCATCTTCTCACGTTCATCAAAGAGTCAATAACCCGGCGGTTGGTTGGTGAATTAGGTTTTACGCACGGGGCGTAAACCAATAATGGTCACAAATATGGCGCTGCGCTCATATTGTAGAATTCAAACTTCAGAACGACGACAAATCCATTTAAGGGTGgtcatgtttgattttttttctctcccccttTCATTGCAGACTCCATTGTAATCGGCTTCTGGGTTGGACTTGCAGTGTTcgtcattttcatgtttttcgTGCTCACGTTGCTCACAAAGACAGGAGCGCCACTGCAAGAGTGAGTATCGCACAATTTCCCTTCTCTTACCAAACGTTCGAGTGTTTTtatggcatttaaaaaaataaaaatacaaattgcaaTAATGAGTGCAATTTACTGCAAAACATGCAACAAGTGCTGCAGTCATTTCCTTTCTCCCTAGAAGTACAGACACCGAGAACCTGCCCGGTCCAGGCAACGGTCTCGTGAACATCATCAGTCAGAAAGACGACACCGACGACATAACAGTTCCTCGTCCCTTTCTGGAGGAATCCTGCCCCTACTTTAATTCCTACATCAGTGACGGTGAAGAGGCAAAGCGGTGGCAAAAGCCCAAAGCGAAGCCCAACGGATCACGGGGGACCTTCAACGGGACCGGAGGTACCACCTGTGCGGTGCCTCAACAGGAGGAGCGCTTAGATGAGCGGAAGACAGAAACGGACTTCTTGCCCCACTTCAACATCCCAAACTTTATCACCTTTGAGCACAACTCATTGGGAGAAGACGACCTGCTGTGTGAGTCACCGATCACACCGGAAGAGAACATTTGAGCCATCCTCCAAAACGATACCTCGAAAGATTATGGAGTCGAAGTCAAGATATGAAAAGATGCCTTTCGAGGAAATTGTCGTTCTAAAATATGAATTCAAAATGGAGGAGAGAGTGCGGTAATAACAAAAGCTACAGCAGACAACATTTTGATTGTTTGGGCTTGCCAGATGTTTGAATTCTGCTGAGTGCTCAAGTAGCTCACAAAAGGATGACTGAGTCAACACACGCTGCAGTAGCCAGAGTGTGACAAATGGCTTTTACTGGATAAATGTGTCACAAGGGTgatagagaggaaaaaaaaagaaacctctCAGTGGATGAACGAATGCTCGAAAGGTTCACTTTCCGCTTATGATGCTTTCATTTCGAGTGCTTTCCCTGAGCTCTTACTAAATTGTAAGCCTGATGTAGTCATGCTTAAGTAGAAAACTGATCCATTTCCTGCTATTCAAGTATTTCGCAAgaacattaaaacatttttaaaaaacacgttggagcgagagagaaacaTTTCAACGGTTAATTTGGTGAACAGCGAGTCAGGTGTCAGTTGGACATGAATAAATGATGTGGGATAAACATGAGTAACGTGCTATGCAGGCCACTCAAGCAGGGATGGCCACAATTAGGTCATTTTGAGAAAGACTATTTTTGTAACCTCAATTATATTTGTCAGTGgggcaaaatattagaaacaaatAAGTGTGCCAAATATACATAATCTAGCAAAATGccacttttgatttttacTCCTGCAGGGGGCGCTATACGTTACCATTTtcactttcttattttttttttttttttaatggcatcAAGAGGAAGTTTGGTAACTCCTTCGTCCTCACTATTCAGATGTATAACAAATTTATCAAGTCAAAACAAACTGTCAGGATATTTTTGGATAGTGGCACAACAAACCTTGTGCGTACTTGTGCGCGCGCGCCGTAAAAGGAGGCCCCGGGGTGTGTGAGCTGGGCCGGCCAGATTCCATCGGCACACGCGCTCCCTCATTACCGCGGAAGACAAGTCACACTGCTTTCAAAAGATTTACACACTCCTAATGACACATAATAGCAACGAGCGGCGGTCGGCCGGAGCTTGAAGCCGAAGCGGTTTTGTTGCGCGAGGCGCACTAAATATTCATCAGGCGTAGCGGACACCGAGGGAGACGCGAGTTCAGTTCATGAGGGCGACTTGCTGGAGACCAGTTTGATCATGGTAAGAACGTCGAACTTGCTCGTTTGGAAAAGAATCAACTCGATTTCTTTCGATGAATTGCGCAAgattcctttgtttttgcacgCGCCCCTGTACTTTTTGCAACTTGAGTCTTATCgcgcttgtttttttacagtctCGCCGAAGCTAAGCTGTGCAATGTCTAAACTGTAAACACGACTCGGTGCGCAATAACAATTAACAGACGCTTTCTTTGGACTggtgagggggggaaaaaaagttgcaagCTTTCTCTCTTCTTTGTTTCGTGAACAAATACGGTTGGGGATTAAGGGGTTAAATTTTGCTTTCTTCTAAACGGCAGACAGAGTCAAAGCGCCAAATAAAACACGTTGGGAAGAAGTTGGAACCGGTGCGTCATTTCCCCCAATGGAAAGGAGCTCTGCCTCTTGCTGCGTTCAAATGCtcggaggaagaaaaaagaaatttgaatTGTTATAACAACTAGTAATAACGCAATGAATTGTTGAAATTTCAGGCGGAAGATATTTGAAGTTGTCCTATAAATAATCTTACTATGTGAATGTAAGTGAAACACTTCTTCAGGTTGGCTTTACTGGAATATTCAATTGTGAGTTGTTTTGCCAAAACACAACCTAATTTATTGtttacgttttttttatggtgGTCGGTCCAATGTTTAACCCAAATTGGGTTGTTATTTGACGCACCATTTTTGAAATTATGGCAATTTCATCCAAGGATTAAGAAAATGCATCTTTTAAAAGatatactttaaaaaaaatacaagcactGACACCCATTAGGTCGTTGATGTACCTTGAAGACATTTGAGAGTGTTGACATTTGCTCAACATAAACGACATACCTCGCTAAACTTTTGAAGATGAGCTTCACTGTCTGATTGGCCCAATAATTGTTGGACCGGTTTGAGTATAGTGGAACCTTAGAGCTTAGAAGCCGTTAGAACAAGGCACAGTGAAGGCATCACGCAAGCACACAGCTGCATGAGCTGGAAAGGGGGCAGAACTTCTAGCAGCAGTGCATTTCTCACATGCCACACACACTCTAGCATTCTTGTACAGTTGTGGACGGGCTCGAGCAGATGGACTAAAATGCCACACGTTCCTCCGTCAGTTATGAGCCCGAGTGCGGAACATTGGCCGCACTCCttggaggtaaaaaaaatatatattgctGGAGGAAGGAAAACTTTACAAGTGAAGTTTTGATCAAGGGGTGAGTTACTCTTAGATACAAAGTAATGGAT
The Syngnathus acus chromosome 24, fSynAcu1.2, whole genome shotgun sequence genome window above contains:
- the LOC119118281 gene encoding melanocortin-2 receptor accessory protein 2A-like isoform X1; the protein is MSLHNRSQSSARRSDYEWQYEYYDEEPVSFEGLKAHRYSIVIGFWVGLAVFVIFMFFVLTLLTKTGAPLQESTDTENLPGPGNGLVNIISQKDDTDDITVPRPFLEESCPYFNSYISDGEEAKRWQKPKAKPNGSRGTFNGTGGTTCAVPQQEERLDERKTETDFLPHFNIPNFITFEHNSLGEDDLLCESPITPEENI
- the LOC119118281 gene encoding melanocortin-2 receptor accessory protein 2A-like isoform X2: MSLHNRSQSSARRSDYEWQYEYYDEEPVSFEGLKAHRYSIVIGFWVGLAVFVIFMFFVLTLLTKTGAPLQDTDTENLPGPGNGLVNIISQKDDTDDITVPRPFLEESCPYFNSYISDGEEAKRWQKPKAKPNGSRGTFNGTGGTTCAVPQQEERLDERKTETDFLPHFNIPNFITFEHNSLGEDDLLCESPITPEENI